The stretch of DNA GTTGGACTTCAACTCATTGGAAAAACTCTGGAGGAGGAAGCTGTGATGAGAATGACTTTCATTGTTGATGACGCTCTCAAGCAGTCAATAGTGGGATGAGCTGAATAGCTTCCTGCCCGATATTCAATTTCAGAAGAGACTGCGCCAATTTTTGAGTAATGAAACGCAATTTATATCCCGCACACTTTGAATTCACAATACCCTTTCTTTTAATCTAAGGAATATATTAGTAAACTGCTCTTGGGATCCTATGGATGGTTGTAACGTGGCACAgtttactagaaagaaacTTCAGCCAATGCGAAGCCCAGTATCGAACAGAAGACTCACGGTGATGACGGTGGGCTCATCGCGCCCCAAGAACTCCTTAAGCTTGCTGATTTCCAAGGCGACTTCGATCAAGCTTTTAAGGCCATCTGCGGCGGGTTCACTGAGGGCAGCGGCTCCGGCCTCGGGGCCAAGATAGCGTTCCACATACATACGTACAGTGGCCCCCTGGCTTCCAGTTCCACTCAACCTGAAGACAACGCGGGAGCCATCGGAGAAAGTGATAACCTGGCCCTGGTTCTTCGAGACGGAGTGATCGATAGGGTCCTTGTATTCAAAGTCATACAGTCCGGAAACAGTGTACTTGGTGGAGGTTGACGCAGAGGTATGTACGGTGTTGTTGAGGGACCCGGATTTCAGTGCATCGTTCAAATGCGCAACGAGAGCGTTCGCGCCTTCTGAAGGTACCTCCTCATAGTCATAGCGGCTGAAAAACGAACGTCCATAAATGGAGTAAAATTCGTTTAACAAATCATTGATTCCGATCAGCTTGTTGGGAGAGTCCCGGTTTGCTGCTGCAAGAATGTTTAACCAGGCTAGAAAAAGGCGCCCATCAGTGACATCTTCTTTTTGAATAGAATAAATGACACACCAACAACTGCCCATATTCCATCCTTCTCGCGGATATGATCAGAACCGGTACCAAACGATTCCTCACCACAGATAGAGAGGCGTCCAGCATCCATGAGGTTACCAAAGAATTTCCACCCTAAATCGTTCAGAAAGATGCTCTCTCATAAGTAGAACATGAGCTTACCAGTTGGCACTTCGAAAATCTCTAATCCCTTCTTCTTAGCGACCAAGTCAATGGCTTTACTAGTAGGCATGCTCCGGGCCAATCCTTTCACTCCACCTTTCTTAAAGTAAGGAATTGTATCTGCCCAGTGAGCGATAATAGCAACTGAATCGGAGGGTGTCACGAAGGCACCCTTTCCATAGATCATGTTCCTGTCGCCGTCGCCATCGCTAGCTGCTCCAAAAGCtatgttttccttttcaacaaCTTCTACTAGACTGTGGGCGTAGGTCAAATTGGGGTCGGGGTGACCTCCTCCGAAATCAGGGGATGGTACGCAGTTTTGAATAGACGATTCCGGCAATCCAAAGTTTTCAACAAGCAGTGCGCGGGCGTATGGTCCGGTGACACCGTGCAAGCCGTCGAAAAGAACGCGAAAGTCGGATCTGTGTTCATCAAGGAACTTCTTGATCAAAGGGAAATCGAAGATGGACTCAAGCAGAGTGATGTAATCGGCAACAGAGTCAATGATTGACACCTTGGTAGGTCCATAAGTGAATTCTCCGATTTTAGAGAGATCGACCtgtagataagataaacaATGTCACGACGGATGGTTCTAAACAGGGGCTAAAAGAAACTGACGGGAGGAGCCTCAAGAATTTTGTAGCTCTTGATGGTCTTTGTCTTTTCGTAGATTTGATTAGTGACATTCTCGGGAGCAGGACCACCGTTTGACACGTTGTATTTGATGCCAAAATCTGCGTTGGGGCCTCCTGGATTGTGACTGGCGGTGAGCAAAATACCACCAGTAGCCTTGTACTTCCTGATTATGTTTGAGGCAGCAGGGGTAGACAGAATGGCATCCTTGCCGACAATAAATTTGCTGACACCGTTTGCGGATCCAATTTTCAGGATGGTTTGCACAGTCTCCGGTGAGAAATAGCGGCCATCTCCGCCAATGACGAGAGTAGATCCTTGGACGGCAATGGAGTCAAAAATAGCTTGGATGAAGTTTTCGGTGTAGTGCTGTCAATCTGATATGAGCTAAGAGCATATAGAGGGGACCTTGACCTACCTCTTGCTGGAAGACCTTGACGCTACAGGCAAACGGCTGAGTACGGATCTCCATCTTATCAGTGAGACGGTTAGTTACTCACCGTTTCCTGAGTCCAGATGTACCCGGTTTTTGTCCATCGAAGGGCTTGGTTGGGATTTCCTGTACTTGAGCAGCCATTGCAGGGATAGTGATGGTGGTTGAGGGATAAACTGAAAAACAGGTCAACTCGGAGGTCCCCTGTATCGATGTCCAATATATGATGTCAGATATAATCACGTGACCGTTCCGCATTCGATGCCTCCCCTTCGTTTTTGAGGTTTGCACTGTGGCAGATTGATCATTACACCAATAATTTCAATCGCAAAATATATCCTGGGCACGTTTGTTTATTACGACGCTGAGCTACCTCATTGGTTGTTTGGATCCCACTGTTTTCATTCACTACTAAACCAATAAACGCAGCGGAATCTTCGGGCGAATTGTGGAATCCTCTCGGAAGAGTTCACATTTAACAAACGCCTTGCAGGGCCCCGATGGCCTCTTCACTGCCCTTTCGTTGGCCATCATGACACACTACAAATTTGCTACCCTTTGATTTTGGTGATGATTCCGGGCATCATGCTAAATGCGTGGCCTGTGTATTATATCCTTGGAGGCCTAATCGTTAACGCATGCTGGTAACCGCAGTTGGCGCCATTCAGTGACGTGTGCTCGGCCTTCGCATGGCTTACGTTATCGACATTTTGTGGCCCGCACTTGTACAACTAAGACATCATTAGCATTAATCACTCTCGCCGTATATATAGCCTTGCATGCCCTGTGCACACGCAATCATTTTTCCCAGTTCCTCTTGTATCCCTTTTCTGAGCAATGAGTTCTATACACCTTTTGGTGCTCATCCATGGTATGTGGGGTCATCCTAAACACCTGGCTGAGGCAGCCAGGATAGTACGCGAGGTGCATGCCAGCCCAAGTGTAGATGGCATCAAACTACATGTCCTCGTAGCAGAGGCAGTAAGCGAAGAATCAACGTATGACGGTGTCGATTGGAATGGTGAACGCGTTGCTAAAGAGGTGTGTATTCGACTCTTACCTTTCTGCGCATCGTCTCTCACCGTTATTCTAACAGGTTACACAAGCTGTCGCTGAACTAGAGAGTAACGGTGATCGCGTCGTTCGATTTTCGGTTACCGGATACAGTCTTGGTGGTCTGATTGCACGGTATTGCATTGGGTACGTTCTATCAGTTCTTTCTCTAGTTTTCCTGTTCTCAAAGGTGTTGCAGGGTGTTGCATCAGCAATCCTTCTTCGACAAGGTCGAGCCTGTGAATTTCAGTACTATCGCTACACCTCACTGCGGCCTCCCAAGATACCCGTCATTTTTCTCATCACTGACTCAGGCGCTTGGGCCGAGGATGCTGTCGCGCACAGGCGAACAGTTTTATTGCGCTGATAAATGGTCTCCGAAGGGGAGACCATTGCTAGTTGTGATGGCGGACCCAAGTGAGATTGACCAGTTTGGTTTTCGTAGTAGAGGTCTCATGCATGCACTTTGCAGATCGTATCTTTTATCAAGCCCTTGCCAACTTCAAACATGTTCGAATATATGCCAACGCGTGCGTTCACTTTCTTTGGATATTCGCAAGCCACTTATACTCTTTTAGCATCAATGACTTAACAGTCCCGTATGTAACTGCGGCAATTGAGACTACGGATCCCTTTGCCGATATGGAAATGAATGGCCTTGACATGTGAGCCTCTTTGTTGGTGTTTTCGTGTTAAACCTTACCTTTGTGCAGAAAATTCGACGAAAAATATTCTTGCTTTGTCCGAGATTACATTCTTCCCGATACTCCTCCCCAACCTGAAACTGGTTCAAGTTGGTTCCGGAGGTCCAAGTCTTCTAAGCCTTCCActccccttcttcctcctttcctccaattccgtTTCCCTCTTAACATGGTGCGCTTCTTTCAACCAGTCTAATTGACCCTTGACGGACCCTGCTCATTATCTTTTACAGGTGTTTTATGCCCTGTTGCCAGTCATCATCCcaacattcatttcaatgTTACTCGTACATTTCGCTCTTGCAAGCCGGTCCTCTCGTGCTCGAATAAAGACGCTTGAACAAGAAGTGCAGAAAGGGAGTCGCCAAGCGCTAATAGAGTTGATTAGTGAAatagagaaagaaatggaagaggcCGTTGTTGACCTCATCGACAACCCAGACCCTACACCCATCTATCAGCCCAAAGTATCCAAAGCCCACCCCATCATAACTCCAAACCACAAAAAGATTGCCCAGTGGCTTAATGCTTTGCCACTTCAAAAGGAGCTAGCTTACTTTCCTGCGGTTCGGAACTCCCATGCGATGATTGTGTCTCGCGACGTCGAAAGATTCGAGGCTCATCGCGCTGGTGAACCTGTCTTGAGACACTGGGCTACGTCCTTGGTTGTATGATTTTCTCCACCTTTATATTATTATTGGCGCTCTCGTTTAGTTATCCTTTATTAATGTCTGTTACATCACTCATAGTACAGATCTTCACGTAGAAGGTCACGACCAGCGTAGAATCGATCGGTATCCACCTTGTAACTTGTATAGTGTTCTTTCAGTAGTATACCCATGGAATCGTGTATTACTATTTATCCAATTGCTAGGAAGCAGTTAAAGATCAAATCGTGTCGTAAAGATCACGGAAGGACGTGAAGTTGACCCGTCTCTCGAGAATAGGTCTTTTTGTGGGTGTCAAGACCATGTGACTTAGGAGGAATAGGagacaaaagaaaaacgcGACTGACGCGAACCTGTGGGGTCGAACAAAGTTCTCTTTCAATTATATCTACCGCTTCCCTTGAATTACTCTTTCCGGAAGATTCCACGACTTCGTTGACAGCTGCACGATCCTCTCTCATAAAGTCATGGGCTGCTCGATGATCGAACAGTTTCTACCACATCTCCCCTGCTTCTGTGAAGTCGGGGTCATCTCCTCAAACTTTCGTTCGGCTTTCATAACCATAGATTTTCTACCCTAACTTCAACTCTAATACCGGCCAAGTGCCTACTTTCTTACACACCTAATCATATTATCAAGTTTTGCGCGAAGGATGGCAAGAACATCAAAGGCATTCAAACGAGCGAGGAGCATCGACATGCTAAATTCCAAAAATGACCCAAGATACTACGACTTATCCAAGAAGCCAACTGTCATAGAAAGCGAGTGTACAAAATAACACCTTTTCTGTTGGCATACTGACCGCAAAGTAGGAGTGACGACAGCAATAAATTACATTGTAATGCACCATGGCGCGCGAGCCGCCACCATCTCGGTGGCAGATATTATTTCACAAAGTAGGTTtctctttttgtttctttcaaAGTTGACT from Psilocybe cubensis strain MGC-MH-2018 chromosome 7, whole genome shotgun sequence encodes:
- a CDS encoding Phosphoglucomutase gives rise to the protein MAAQVQEIPTKPFDGQKPGTSGLRKRVKVFQQEHYTENFIQAIFDSIAVQGSTLVIGGDGRYFSPETVQTILKIGSANGVSKFIVGKDAILSTPAASNIIRKYKATGGILLTASHNPGGPNADFGIKYNVSNGGPAPENVTNQIYEKTKTIKSYKILEAPPVDLSKIGEFTYGPTKVSIIDSVADYITLLESIFDFPLIKKFLDEHRSDFRVLFDGLHGVTGPYARALLVENFGLPESSIQNCVPSPDFGGGHPDPNLTYAHSLVEVVEKENIAFGAASDGDGDRNMIYGKGAFVTPSDSVAIIAHWADTIPYFKKGGVKGLARSMPTSKAIDLVAKKKGLEIFEVPTGWKFFGNLMDAGRLSICGEESFGTGSDHIREKDGIWAVVAWLNILAAANRDSPNKLIGINDLLNEFYSIYGRSFFSRYDYEEVPSEGANALVAHLNDALKSGSLNNTVHTSASTSTKYTVSGLYDFEYKDPIDHSVSKNQGQVITFSDGSRVVFRLSGTGSQGATVRMYVERYLGPEAGAAALSEPAADGLKSLIEVALEISKLKEFLGRDEPTVITVSLLFDTGLRIG
- a CDS encoding Lipid droplet phospholipase 1; translated protein: MWGHPKHLAEAARIVREVHASPSVDGIKLHVLVAEAVSEESTYDGVDWNGERVAKEVTQAVAELESNGDRVVRFSVTGYSLGGLIARYCIGVLHQQSFFDKVEPVNFSTIATPHCGLPRYPSFFSSLTQALGPRMLSRTGEQFYCADKWSPKGRPLLVVMADPNRIFYQALANFKHVRIYANAINDLTVPYVTAAIETTDPFADMEMNGLDIKFDEKYSCFVRDYILPDTPPQPETGSSWFRRSKSSKPSTPLLPPFLQFRFPLNMVFYALLPVIIPTFISMLLVHFALASRSSRARIKTLEQEVQKGSRQALIELISEIEKEMEEAVVDLIDNPDPTPIYQPKVSKAHPIITPNHKKIAQWLNALPLQKELAYFPAVRNSHAMIVSRDVERFEAHRAGEPVLRHWATSLVV